atagaatatattatattaccGTTAAAGCTATATAGTAAATGTTTTGTAAAGACTATATTTTGTTAATGAtactaatgttttgttttgaaagacaTCCTCATGTTATGTAATCTCTTATTGGGCTTCTAGCTCACCCCCCTTTCTCCACCCTTTCAGATTAGAGCAGTGGAATATCTTTTGGTGGTAGATCATTGGAGACATAGATTGAAGACTTCTTTTGGAGCTATGTTAGTTGAGGGattgttttagtattttttttttcttaggatAGTAATTTTGGCATTTGTGGAACTCTTTGAGATTGTATTTGGAGactttattgttaaagtttttgttttatggatTTCATAGGAAAGATTTTGATAAAAGTGAAGTTTATTTGTGGATATTTAATTACGCTCTGTTCCATTATATTATTGTTGAGTATTACTAAGACAGGTTGTGCATCTAAATCCTTAGTATGGGTTTGAGGTGTTACAGATTGTGATGCCTTGATTTGATTGATtaattgtgtgatgtgtgtgatgagtcccacatcggatatttactgggttgaactgggctttattaacaactacaaggagtctcaattgtgactagtccttttgaggtatagcgcagatgtggctagcgcttttccttgggtcgtcagttatggtatcagagccggcctggtaaccccgtgtgggctcaaaaacactaccccacaaagtgggctctaacgaggacgttagggatttaagtgggggagattgtgatgccttgatttgattgattgattgtgtgatgtgtgtgggtgtgtgatgagtcccacatcggatATTTATTGGGTTGAactgggttttattaacaactacaagaagtctcaattgtgactagtccttttgaggtatagcgcagatgtggctagcgcttttccttgggtcgttacagttatcttgtgtttgcatctctcttcccttactcttgtacttttcttttattgtttattatttatgtgTATGCACTAGAGTTGATCCAATGATTGCGcttctttacttttgttccgcacttagtataagttagaataaaagctatctagcctttttttttttttttttttagtttgggggtctaaacaagctcttatATTTTAGCATAAATTCGAGCTTTCAGTTAGTATAccattagaaaattttttatgaaaaagtaactaactaatttgataatttaatctGACCACTTTCCATGTGCTGGGAATCACATTTGTATGTTGTTTGCTATATCAATTTTGGAAGTTTACTTATATGCCCATTAGGAAAAGGTTGAAAATCTTGCATGGATAAACTTGATCTCTTTATAGAGCAATATCCACAAAAGAACGCAAATCTAGCATGGATAAAccttttcaacttctttttaacttttttttattcaatggttaaaattgaaaatttcttttttaaactttcaatctcaaccatgtATTGCTATTGCATCAGGTGCAATATCCTAGGTATTGCACCTGATCTGAATCTCTATGGTTTAGGCTTCTATCTCCCTTATTGTATAGTTTGATTCATAGCGAATAGTATTTGTCAAGTTGCTATGCAATTAAGTAGGTAGCAGATTCCAGTGCCACAGATTCAAAGACATGGCAAAATGTGCGGGTTTggccgggtcgggttcggattGGGTCAATCGGATTATGGGTCAAACAAGCTACTACTCAAAAACGTGTCATTTTAGGCTGATTAAAAACGAGTTCAGGTCAATCGGGTTGCAGGcaggttgggtcgggttgacccgtaattttcacatgattttttttaataattaaaaaaaaaaaaaaaaaacttatatttgtcatttggaaagtcatgcaacaaattacttaaTGTAAAATACATTACGTTGAATTCactacttatatcaagaatgaattcagttaaacttattaatacttattcaatgattttaaaattataaaaatcccaacattgctagctaaaacaaaataatacaaaaataagtaaaacaaatacacaaattttatttctacacaatatcaacatcccaaaatatagaacaaaattacaaatgacttttattggataactcatttgacaaaaaataaaaacatataagaaatttacaatcttgaaaattaattttatatctgttatcaattgtggttagcactttatttcaatttgagaatatacatttaagtttcattatttacttatttatacatgatctcttttatgaatattatatcattgttaagcaataCACACTCtgggaaatatcataatttattttgaaaagccgtttattttggacataaattgttaaaaaatatgtctaagcattcataatttatgctaatttgataatttggcttcgctattttcacacttatgaATGTCTCTCACACATGTCTACAAGTTTAGATCTATGTTTTTTACTTAactgtaaccagattatcttggcatgtactttactatttgatatttaaaaatctttactcatgaCAAAATGTTCAaccattcatctttcaattcatttgcatgcagttatgtaaatgtctcaattgtttccttaaaactcacaacaaactattaaaccaatattgtcttaattttattttttttaccaaaaaaaatttgaaaattgttcgGGTCACGGGTCGGGATAGGTTGACTCACAAAAAACACGGATTAGGTCACGGGTCAACTCGTTTTTGCTTCGagttaaaaaatcaatttcaagttGGGTATTTTTCAagccaagttagaaaattctaaccCGTTTTGCcatttctacaaattcattacaAAATTTGGTAATTGTAGTTTAGGTTTCAATAAGCACAAAAATAGCATAGTTAATAAGAATATATCTTGTACATATGACATCCAAATGAAGCCTACCTAATCATTTCCCAAACAATCACGCAACTCTTGAATTAAAACTTGTCAATTTCTAATTGAGATCCTTAGATTAACCAAATCACTAACACTAATCATATTCATGTGCATTCATGTGTCTACACtaacattttggtatttttattcattaatgtACCTTTGGGCATAGCTGTTAGTATTGTATGATATGCGATACGTATTGTGTAAAGTTTTGTATAATAAGGGTGTATAAAAAGTGCTCATGAATCACATAATACATTGTGCGTATCATATGAATCGTATCGTATCGTAAAATTGTACAGTTCGTATGATATATAAACATAAGCTTTAAagtgaattttattattattttttttttgggttacaaTTTGCACTtatatttgaatctaacaagttgttataCTTGTTTTTGACATAAAATTACTAGATAATTTAGTCTAATAAAACAACAAGTCCATAAGTCTTTGTTTTTCCCCctttctcttacaaaatttgGACCTCACACTTtcttatttacaaattttttttctatactatGATTCTATGAATATTGTATTAActgataatataattattttttatttttatcattattctTATAAGTCTAAGAAACTAGAATGTCAagaagaaacacacacacacacacacacacacacaaacacacatatatttaaattattaaaataaatgaacaagaggagatagtaaatgttgatgctgatgaagaaaatttcaatgaagaaataagtttgtaaaatgatgaacatgatgataacattgacttagatgaAGTTGATTAGGCAAGATGATgaatatgattaaaaaaaaattaatattttgagtCATTTGTAATGTACTATCACTTCTgagtttaataaatttgaatgtgtatTTTATAAGCGcatgctagtttgatttatttagttaatttgtcaacattattacataagtgatgatAAATTAggcattagttgaatatattcaaaatttataatgaatttaccttttatatatatgtatatctataattttttttataaattttattaagtgtttgtatattttactatatatgaTACGATACGATACATGACACAATATGATacacaatacaaaaaaataagattcaTGATACGATTCACATTTTAACAACTATGCTTGTAGGCATTATTGTGTGAGAAAAGATACATTTGAACATAGCTCTGATACTAATaataaattgaagaaaataaaagatttagaaAGAATGGTTTGGTATGAAGGCCTACATCCACAGAAAAGTCTTTGATGACCATGTCTTTACTATTGAGCTATGTATTACAATGTACCATATTCTTCAACTGTTGTTCAAGAGTTGGGATCAGATTTGATATTGGTAGCAAATTTCTCTTGTATATTTAGAGAAGAATGACAGCAATAATTTGTGCAATTGTATTTATTATACTgtagtgaaaaagtgtgtaaaaataagtgtaatattgtttaaaaattaaaaatttatgtttaatCAAGTCTACCAAACAGCACCTTAATAGTTCCTCCCTTCCCCCCACCCaaccccacccccacccccacccccaaaaaggGAGAATTGGGCCAATTATGAGAGTGAcccaatcaatatatataaataatatataatatatatatatatataatatatatataaaagcagccCAACTCCAATTCCAACTCCATgatcttcactctctctctgatctgatCTATCGATCTCTTGCCGGTAGGCTTGAGTCTCACAGAACAATTAGATCACGCGTCGCACTCTGTCTCTCACTCAGGTCAGTAGTACAACACAACCAACCCCTCTCCTCTGACCTATGCCGCCAATTCCAATTTCTCTATCTATCTCTattcattatttctttttataaattttttgtgtgCGTTGAATTCAATTAATAACTGATGTTGAAAATTGCAGtgtttggttggttggttggtaaattattgaattacaatattACATTTTacatattcaaataaaataaaaatccatatGTTTCAGAATTGCTTATTTATTAGCTGGCCTGGGGTCATTAGAAGGGGAAATTATTGCCTAGTCCCGAACTACAAGGTCAGCATGCTGACCTTGTAGTCCCAGCCAATAGGAGCATGCCAGCGAATTAAAATTTGCTTACCTCACCTGAACTGCCAGCTCATTGTAATAAAGGAGAATTTGTTAACGTTTGTTACCGTTTGAATTGCcaacacatttaaaatttgCATATTTGAGTTGGTGGGTTATGAAGCAACACATGGGCCCACATCAATAAAATAAGTGATATAACTAAAGGCTTACTCCATTTTCTCAGTTCTCAACTTAATGGCTTAAAAGccataaagaaaacaaaacaaagctaaGGCAGAAGGCAAGCGGCGGAGAACACTAAAGGCTTACTccattttctcccttttctcttctctttagCTCACTTTCTCTGttcattttctccattttttcttcAGCTTCACCAAACTTTAAAATCTCTGTTTCTACCATACTTTTCTGTGGGACAAAACATGGCCGAATCTCCATGGTTGCATCAGCCACCGAGtcccacaccaccaccaccggctGTGCTTGCCCATGTCACCTCCTATCTTAAGGCTTTCTCATCTCCTCTCTAGCCCAAATGTGGCTGATTTATATTTGATTGGATTTTAATGTTGTTTTTGAAATGCACAGATGATGTTTGTGAAAATACCTGTTAAAAACTTTAGTTCCAATGCTTTGTGCTTTACGGCTTTGCCTTGAGCTAATGTGTTATTTTAGACGGTGGTAGTTGTTTTGCTTATTTTCTGCCGGTTGGTGTGTAACTAAGctatattcatattttcttaaattttatggtttattatgTTAGAgaggattattttaaaattttaatatattcgGAATATTTCAATCAATGTTAAAAATGTTGCTTTTGATCTTATGTTGGTTCAGTTTCATGGTTGAGTAAGAGGACTACTGAAAGTGTGGATGAATTTTAGTTTGGTGATTGTGATATGCAACAACAATTCTGCCTACTGCAGAGCCTACagcccaaaattaaaatttgaactttttttttgtgtgatggAGGACTTGGAGGCCACCAATACTGTCTTGTAAGAGAATAGTTAGAGAGGCTGGGTCCGAATGCTTTGTTGTGCCAAGGGTCAAGTCTGGTTCAGGACAAGCTGGGTAATAGTGGCATACCAATGTTTTAGTTTTCATGCCTTCTATGTTTTCTAGGTAGTCAGTGTTAAGTCCCAAAGCCTCTGATAGTAATTCTAATAGTGCTTTGCTTAGTTCAATCACGTGTTTCGTATATTCACTTACAACCTCCCTAAAAAATAAGACACAAATAAAGTGAATAGCTTTGCGGGCTAAAGTTAAAAATTgaacttaataaaaattgaatctcCTTAAGCCAAGCCATCTCTGTGTCAAACTGAATAGCTTTGCGGGCTAGAGTGTGGGCAACCTAGTTTGCCTCCCTCTTTGTGTGATGGAATTCACAGCTTAATAGACACAATGGTCTCATCAACTAATAGACACAATGGTCTCAtcaactaaaattaaaatgatcaaTATGGATTCATCATAACACTGGCATAATATTAAGTTGGTCATTACAAAATTGCCTCATGAGTACACAATGGCTCTGAAAAATatcaacacaaaaaagaaactcaTGGAGAGCTTACAAAAGAGCGACCACAATCAACCTCAATCTAGCACTAACATATCCTAATAATATAAAGTcctaacaacaacaaaaaaataaaataaaaatgaaatccaTCAAATGTTGATCCAAGTACACATCATATATCTCATGTTCTATCTCTTCCAGTCCCAGCTCCAGCTCAAACTctacctttttcaaaaaatacctTATGAACTCTCTTACTTAGTTCTTTGTAGCCATTGCCCATGTCTTACTTCTTTAACTTTTCTATGTGGTTGACAAcctaatttaaagaaaaataaataaataaaatgtataaagTAAGTAATCCTTGAGAACAAGAAATAAATGACACTATTGATAAAACAAGTATgcaaaataatttccaaatttacCTCTTGGCTATATTTGTAATCTGGTTGCTTGGAATTATAAATCAATGAGCTCATTTGGGAAGTAGATGAATTCTATAaggaataaaatataagaacacattatataaaaacaaagcTTTGTACATATAGTTTCACATAGTATCGAATGAATGAATTGTGCCAATTTACCTGATTAAGTTGGGCTACAACATCGGTACCTTGCAACATAGATGTAAATGGTACATTTACATAACTCATGTCCTAAATAGAAAATAGCTCGTAATTAGGTATCAAGTATAGCAATCAGATTATGActatacattatatatatacctgAGAATGCATTGTCCAAGGTGAGTAAGATTGACCACATAAGTTAGCACTTGTAAAGCCTGTATAAGAGTAGGGATTAGGTGGTTGACAGACTGGTGTATTGTATGCGCCACCAAATGAGACATTTGAATGTTCTTCAACTacttgttgttttctttttcctatgaaattgtacacaaaaaaaatcacacacaaaatcagaatttaatatacaaaaaatatttagtgatgataaaaatgttaaattgtatatttagtttttaacaaaaagttactCACTTGAAGAAGATGCATCTTTAGATGTGTTTGCCTTGCGCTTCTCAAAGTGCCCTTTAAGTCTAGTATTTCTTAAACCTTTTGATCTCACACATGGGGGATTTAACACTAACACCTCATTTGGCAAGCAAGGCATTTCATCAGTGGTGTCACATTGTATGACTTCATTCTCTTCCACATTTGCATCTACACCAAACTTGACCCTTGATAACtccctttcaattttttcatcaaGTTCCAATAGCAATTTTTGGCAAATTCTCTTAAGGCTATCCTCCCCTTGACTTTTAGATATGATTGTATTAGCTATTCGCATCATGCTATTACGCCATACTATCTTTGCCTCTTTATCATTACTAAGTGAATGATTGTCTTGTTCATAAGTCATCATCCCCTTCTTAGCCTCTTTTGTCCAACGTTTCAAAATGTATTGACTTGGAAttctagttaaattttttatactaaaaaccCGCAATGCATGACAACAAAGAATCCCCAATGACTCAAATTTCTTACAAGAacaagaaatattattattaagacGATCAAACCGGACAATGCGTACTCTTtcactattttcttctttgaccTCAAAAACACCAATTGTATCTTGGCAATCAACTTGATCCCAAACCATTGCAAGACTATCAagaaattgattttcaaataaattgaatatcttACAGGTGTAAACTTGAGCTGCATGACCCAAAATGCCACTCTTCTTAACTGCTTTTTGTGGGGCACCTTGCTTGCATCGAAAATCTTCATCCAATTTCGAGGAACGCATACCTGCCAatacattttcatattcaaTTACAAACTTAGTGAGACTAATTGATTTATTTGCTATACCATTCAAAACATGGTTCGTGCTCTCACTCCTCGAGGAAGATTTAAATTCAGCTGTGAAAAAATCCTTAGTGAATGCAGTGCTCCACTTATGTCGAATTTTGTACATCATATTAAGCCAATGATGATTCTCAATATCAAATCTTTGTGTCATTTGATCCCATGTCTATTGAAATTTCAATTCTGaatcacaatatttttggcACTTGTTGAACAAGTACATAAACTCTGAGTTAGAGTTTAAGTCTCCTAAGCGAGAAGgagcattttttgaaatatgccACAAACATAGCCGATGATGTGTATTTGGAAACACTTCCCCAATGGCATTTGACATAGCTTGATCCTAGTCAGTGAAAATTGTTATAGGCGATCGATTCCCCATTGAGTCTAAGAATGACTTAAACAACCATTTAAATGAATCAGTGGTCTCATCCAAAAGGAATGCACATCCAAACATCACATTTTGCCAATGGTGATTAACACTTACAAATGGAGCacaaatcaaattatatttgTTGGTACGGTATGTAGTGTCAAATACTACTACATCTCCAAAACAATCATAATCAACTCTTGATCTCCCATCTCTCCAGAAAAAATTTGTCATTCGATTTTCTTGATCTACTTGAACTGTGTAAAAAAACATGGGATCTTTTGCATGCTTAGACTTAAAATGATTCAATAAGCTTTGAGCATCTCCAGCACTAATCATTGTCATCTTTTGCATATTCACATGATTATAACAATCTCTTTCAGTAAAGCCCACATTTTCACTCCCTCCAACTTCTTTTGTTAGATATGAATAAGCATTCTTTGTACTTATACCTGCATTCACCATGGTATCAATTACATCTGCTTTAGGTTTTGAAATACGACGACCAGATCTTAACAAATGCCTCTTTGATTGTAGTGCAAGTTCATGATTATGCTCTGAATTAAATGCACTAACCCTCTAAACACCATTTTCAACTGTGAAGCGAATAAATGCTTTACAACCAGTTCTAGTCTCTAGTCTCTTCGAATATTTCTCTTTACAAAAATCTTCATCTAGTTTAAAGCCCTCCTTAGAACATAGAAATTCACGTTGCTTTATGTTCTTCGTCCCATAATAATATCTAGGCTTTCCTTTACGAATACTAAAACCCATTCGCAATGCATAATCATTATATAAAACATATGCTTCATCTACATTATGGACCACCTtattcaacaaattttcatcactattttctagcCTTGCTACAAACATGCAGTCCCCTTCAATTTCTTCAATATCACTTGGTTTGCAAATAACTACATCAATTTTTAtgacaaatataaatattagaaaCAAAATACTAAGAAAATTACAATACAATAATTATATCATTCTTCTTAAACGCCTATGGTACACTTAATCACAAAACTCTAATGTTTAGGCACAGTAACAACAACAATGTTTTAAtaccaaattttttaatatttatttattaatttttttttttttttgggattgactatggataacaacaacaataataacaacaatattttagtcttaaattttttgggttgattatggatactcaataaaaaaatattataataacaaaaaattaacaataaatacagtaaaaaacaaaaataaataaatcatttatatatgaaaaaaaaaaagaagcaaaatcttaatgatatttttcttcGGCTAGACTATAAAattcatatcatgtaaatacaacaaattcaacacatttttatatagttttatttgAGAGCAAGTATATCACCACAAATTCTTAAATGTTCttgcaaaatataaattaaatcaaaacaataCAAGACAAAATATACCTTTATCACTTTCCTCCAAGTCCATTTGTACCATGCTTTTACttgaaaccaaataaaatagtattctgGTTTGTTCTCTCCGTCGCTTGtcttttcctttgctttgttttgttgtcTTTATGGTTTTTAAGCCATTCAGTTGAGAACCCTACTATTATATCACTTATTTTATTGATGTGGGCCCATGTGTTACTTCATAACCCGCCAACTCAAATATGCAAATTTTAAATGTGCTGGCAATTCAAACGGTAACAGACGTTAACAAATTCTCCTTTATTACAATGAGCTAGCAGTTCAGGTGAGGTAAGCAAATTTTAATTCGCTGGCATGTTCCTATTGGCTGGGACTACAAGGTCAGCATGCTGACCTTGTAGTCCGGGACCAGGCAATAATTTCCCCATTAGAAGATTAACTTGAGATGAGAAAACATTTGCTAGGAAGGAAGGTTACTGTTATACccttatcatttctttttcctgGTCTTTCTTCCTTCGTGCGAATTGCGTGTAGTTGATCTCATCTTGCTAAGCCAAAGTTTGTTTCTGGATGTGTAGTCACTTGAGTCAAACTTGGGTTTCTTTTGTCAATGCGGTGttgattaatttaataattttttttatgtttatcttCGGTCTCGTTACGGATTGCAGGAAGCTGCTAGAACAAATTTCAAGCCTGAAGATAAGCCACTGTTTCCGTGGAACAAATCAATGTGCAGACAATGTTGCAAGGAAAGGAGCTTTAAAGCAGCGGGATTTTGTGGTTTTTAATAATCCTCCCTTGGATATTAGATTCAAACTCTTCTGGTTGGTT
This genomic stretch from Quercus lobata isolate SW786 chromosome 3, ValleyOak3.0 Primary Assembly, whole genome shotgun sequence harbors:
- the LOC115980778 gene encoding protein FAR1-RELATED SEQUENCE 5-like, which translates into the protein MVNAGMRSSKLDEDFRCKQGAPQKAVKKSGILGHAAQVYTCKIFNLFENQFLDSLAMVWDQVDCQDTIGVFEVKEENSERVRIVRFDRLNNNISCSCKKFESLGILCCHALRVFSIKNLTRIPSQYILKRWTKEAKKGMMTYEQDNHSLSNDKEAKIVWRNSMMRIANTIISKSQGEDSLKRICQKLLLELDEKIERELSRVKFGVDANVEENEVIQCDTTDEMPCLPNEVLVLNPPCVRSKGLRNTRLKGHFEKRKANTSKDASSSSE